In Helianthus annuus cultivar XRQ/B chromosome 9, HanXRQr2.0-SUNRISE, whole genome shotgun sequence, the following are encoded in one genomic region:
- the LOC110878081 gene encoding F-box/LRR-repeat protein At3g26922, giving the protein MRNKRCRSGQNKEVDEGSDSKDFITELSDDIVVMILCLLPIKYAVVTGSVCKKWRFLWRNLRKLNFDGTGDLIITRDWRLLNRKRQMYVYQVNDVIGSYNHPMVEEFRIRFDLDNDHRTLIDGWLKFAVKKKVETIELYFVDVRHRSFLTFYNYDFPLSLSNRNDAVVEIPSLQKLYLKNVNVTEEILEQFLTNSPHLETISIHGSGYLTKIRVSGRPLNIKHFEIDECPMMSSIHLSDFDLVSFVYKGQPINLNLANLPNLRKLICQGIVTSRNNIYKLLSSCALSLEVLSFVEHPSQRFLELDSLPILPNVRELTLTIGAHEDESLLQLTSIFKACPSLESLTVKLIWFTPVRRRGKVMHFATYLHEHLKLFQILGYYGRGSDLELAAYVMENAVGLQKIVIDPRYQAWYPSVSEKDFSKKVECARSFAKMQLIPRSPAGVNLVIL; this is encoded by the exons ATGAGGAACAAAAGGTGTCGATCTGGTCAAAACAAG GAGGTTGATGAGGGATCAGATTCGAAAGATTTCATCACCGAACTGTCAGATGATATTGTTGTTATGATTCTGTGTCTTCTGCCTATAAAGTATGCGGTTGTAACCGGCAGTGTCTGCAAAAAATGGAGGTTCTTGTGGCGTAATTTAAGGAAATTGAACTTTGATGGTACTGGCGACTTAATTATAACAAGGGATTGGAGGCTGTTGAATAGAAAGCGTCAAATGTACGTCTACCAGGTGAATGATGTCATTGGAAGCTACAACCACCCAATGGTTGAAGAATTCCGGATTCGTTTTGACCTCGATAATGATCATCGAACACTTATCGATGGGTGGCTCAAGTTTGCTGTAAAGAAGAAAGTTGAGACGATTGAGCTCTATTTTGTAGACGTGCGTCACAGGAGTTTTCTTACTTTCTACAACTACGATTTCCCCTTATCATTATCCAATAGAAATGATGCAGTTGTGGAGATACCGTCTCTGCAAAAACTTTATTTGAAGAATGTTAACGTGACCGAAGAAATTCTTGAACAATTTCTGACAAATTCTCCACATCTTGAGACGATATCTATCCATGGCTCTGGATACTTGACCAAGATCCGAGTTAGTGGACGGCCACTTAATATAAAGCACTTTGAGATAGATGAATGTCCGATGATGAGTTCCATTCATTTATCTGATTTTGATCTTGTGTCATTTGTCTACAAGGGTCAACCAATAAATTTAAATCTAGCTAATCTTCCAAACCTTCGCAAACTTATTTGTCAAGGAATTGTGACATCTAGAAATAATATTTATAAGCTGTTATCATCATGTGCATTGTCCCTGGAGGTTCTTTCATTCGTTGAGCATCCTTCTCAG AGATTTCTAGAGCTCGATTCCCTACCAATTTTACCAAATGTCAGGGAACTGACACTGACAATCGGAGCTCATGAAGATGAAAGTTTACTACAACTCACTTCAATATTTAAAGCTTGTCCGAGTTTGGAGAGTCTTACGGTTAAG CTAATTTGGTTTACCCCGGTCAGAAGGAGAGGGAAAGTAATGCATTTTGCTACCTACCTTCATGAGCACCTCAAGCTTTTCCAAATCTTGGGGTATTATGGCCGAGGAAGCGACCTTGAACTTGCTGCTTACGTGATGGAAAATGCTGTTGGACTCCAGAAAATTGTCATAGATCCACGATACCAAGCGTGGTACCCAAGTGTATCTGAaaaggacttttcaaaaaaagTGGAATGTGCTCGATCTTTTGCAAAGATGCAGCTTATACCCAGGTCTCCTGCAGGTGTCAATCTGGTCATACTATGA